Genomic window (Pseudomonas hydrolytica):
GCGGCGTAGACATCGGGTGTGATAATGCCGTCGAGCAAGCGTTGAAACTCGCTGTCAGTCAGGTGCACGCGGTTCAGCGCCTCGAACTTGGCTCGGAAGTTGGCTTCGAGCGCGGCACGGTCGCGAATGTCGGGGCGATAGGTGTACTTGAGGTCGCCGAGCTTGGCGATCAGATCGAGTTCGATTTGTTGTTCTGTGGTCGTCATGAACCTTGCCTCAAAGACCCAAACGGTTTGCTACCGCCGTTGTTCTGGCGGGGGAATGCCATGGAGCTCATGTATGCCGACTCCCCGGCTCACCGACATCTTCATCTGCGCCGCCTGCACGCACCCATTCATCCACCTCGGAGAGCTGGAACTTCCACAGCCGCCCCACGCGGTGTGCGGGCAGACCCTTGCGCTCGCGCCAGCGGTACACGGTGTCCTTGGCCACGCCCAAGTGCTGGGCGACGTGATCGGCGGTAACCCACGGTTCTGTGCTCATGTCGATGGCGCTCGAAGGTTGCAGTTGAAAGTCGTCTTAAGTCGTTTGGAGTCTATCATTTGAATGCTGCGGAAGCAGCAAGATTGTTCTTGGCTACTGCCCTTGTGAGTTGAATGTGGTAACAAGGGGCGCAGTGCCGCACTGTCACCACCATGGCTACACACTGTCGCCATAGGGTGACCACATTGTCGCCACCATCCTTGCCACCCATTCAACACATTGTTCGCACAAGGTTGCCACGTTGTTGCCAGCATGCCGCCACACTGTTTACACAGTTAGCCGGCAGCCCGATCTGATCGCACAGATAATTTTTGCTGGTCACAAAGACCCATGCCCCGTTACTCACTAACCTGGGCACAAGATAAGCAATAACAGTCGAGGGATTTGGAATGTACGTTGTACAACTTTGGAATGTACGTGGCCGGAAATTAGCTTTTCGCTGCCTGATCATGTGCCCGAACAACAGAGCATTGGAAAGAACGTTGCGCCTTGTTGGAAACAACGTAGTGCCAGATAGGGAGTAACGGGGCATGTGACCAGCCAACGGTTATTGCGATCAGCGCAGTTCGATTTGAAAGCCCAGAGGCTGGAAGCAGCGTATTTTTTTGCCTACTGAGCTGGCGGCATGTCCGCGTTGCCGCCGCTGCGGAAATGGCTATCAACCAGCTTGGCGATGTCGCCAGGCTGGGCTCCTGCGTTGAATGCAAAGCGCAGCGCCTGCTCCAGTTGTTGCCAGCCCTGCGCTGAAGTGACATTACTGCCTAATGTTTCGGTCAGACGGAACATCAGCCCTTCCAGCAGCTCTTCGTCACCCACGTCCGATGCGGTCTGCTCCGCCAGGGCCAAGAGGACGTTGCGCGCAGATGCCAACGAGTCGATTGGTACCCCGGCCAATGCTGTAGGGGTGCTGATGACACGATCCACCCTGACGACTGTCGCCAAATCAAGGGCTTGATCGACGCCCGGCTCGATCTCCATGCGGATCAGCACATCGCCAGCCAACAGAAAGCGGGTCTTGATAAGCCCCGGCTGCTCATCCTGAAACAACCACACCGACTGCTTGTCGGCCAGCAGCTTGCCTAGCACGAGCTTGCTGTCATCCAGTGCCCCACGATCCTGCCACTGGTGCAACACGTCGCTACGCAGGCGCCCGCCTTCCACACCGAGGTGGTGCAACAGGCCGACTAGTCGTTTGGCGGAGATCACCTGCTCTTTGCCACGTAGCCAGACCGAGAGGTTGGCAGTGCGGATACCGGTGGCTTCAGCGATCCGCCCCAGCGTTTCCCCGCGCAGTCGTATCAAGGCGGCGGCAAAGCCTGGCAATTGTTCGTTGGCAAGGGTTGGCATGTCGGGATCTCTAAATTCACTGTAAATCACTATAAGACTTATTGGCTGACAAGACGAGAGTACGGAGCTTGGCGATTCGCGTAAATCGCACTTATAGTAAATTATAGTTAGGCAATCTGAGAGGCCATCATGCGCAAACCAAAGCAAGCCCGCCCGTTGCGCCTGCGGGAATACGAAGCCGCCATTGCTGCGCTCAAGGCGCGACACCCCTGGCTTGCCCGGCAAATCGTCGAACCCGCGCCGGGGCATTTGGCCGTGGTGGCACATCTGTTTGCCCAGGTGGAATATCTGCTGCCGCCCACAGTGGTCGCACGCAAGGGCTCACTGTCGGTGAGTTGCAACCGGGATCGCCTGGCCATTCATTACCAGCCGCCGCGACGCCACAGCGAACGTGCAGCAGCCGTGTTCGATCTGATTGCCCAGACCAAGCACCTTTCGCTGCAAAAATGCCCCGTTTGCGGTGTACAGGTTGTCGGGGACGGCATCCGTCCGAAACGCTGCCCGCAACACGACGGCATCCAAGGATTGTTTGCCGAAGAAGTGCGCCGCAGCCGCCAGCTCATCGTCGAACAGGGTGTACAGCAGGTGGTGCTCGATCTGGGCAAGGTGACGACCGAAGATGTACGCGCCGCCATAGCGGTTGAAGATGAGCCCGTCCCGAGTGAAGCCAAACCGGAACAGGTTCAGGAGCAGCCGACAGAAACCGCTAAATCAATGCCCTTGCCGAGCATCGTCTTTCTCGATGAAGCCGGGCTGGAGACGTTCGTGGATCGCCACCGACCGAAAGGCGACGACAAGTTCAAGCGCGCACAGGCGATGGCGGAGCGGATCAAGCGGGCGGGCCATGGTAGCCGCCAACTGGGCCTGCTGCCCCCGGACTGGAAAGCCCTTCTGGATGAGTTCGCGCAGGCCTTTCCAAACTTCCATGAACTGGCCGAGCTGATGCGTGATCACTTCGCCTTGTCCAGTCTGGGCGATGGCCGGGTGTCCTGGCCTGCCGTGTTGCTGGTCGGCCCGGCGGGCATCGGCAAAACCGAGGCGGCACGCTGGCTTGCCGATCAGCTCGTGCTACCGTTCCGGGTCTTCGACATGGCGAGTACGCAATCAAGTTCGCCGCTCGCCGGTTCCGAATCATTTTGGAGCAATTCCGAGCCAGGCCAGCTCTTTGAGCTGCTGGCCTACCAGCCACTGGCCAACCCGGTGGTGGTGCTCGATGAGCTGGATAAGGCCAGCAACGGGCGACCGCAATACGACCCGCTGGCCGCGCTCTATACCTTGCTGGAACCGCGCAGTGCGCGAGATTTCATCGACCTGTCGATCCGCGACTTTGCCATCGACGCCAGTCATGTGAATTGGATGGCGACCGCGAATGAGCTGGAGGCGATTCCGGGGCCGCTACGCTCACGGCTGACGGTGTTGCACATTCAACCACCCAAGCCGGAGCAGGTCAGAAGCATTGCGCAGTCAATTTACAACCGTCTGCGCGACGAAGCGAGCTGGGGCACTGCCTTTGCCGAGCGACTGGATGATGATGTCCTGTCCCGTCTGCAAGCCTTGCCACCGCGCAGTGTGCGTCTGGTTCTGCAGCGGGCCTTGGGTTCGGCAGCTCGTGATGACCGAGGAATCGTCCAGGTGCAAGACATCAGGCCGCTGGTCGAGATCAGTCACCGTGGTGTTGGCTTTGTTAGCGAGGGATGGAATTGAGGTTGCTCAGCGTTGTCCGGATAGCCAGGCCGCACCGGCGGCCAGTGCATCGGCCTCGCTGGGGTAAGTGGTCGATGGGCCGCTGATGATGCAGGGTTCGGTTTCGCCGTCGCCTTCCACCGTCCACAGCTCCCAGGTTCCGTCGTTTTTCCAGCTGGGGATGGCGGTATAGGGTTTGTCTTTCAGCGCAGCCAGCGCGGCATCCACTTCGGGGCGGATCTGCAGCTCACCCGAATAGATATAAGGTGTCGCGCAGCGGGCGTCAGATGGGTTCATGTTCCGTGCTCCAAAAAAAGCGCCAGTAGTGCGCTCGCCTGCAAGTAAATACCGGGGTTGCGAGCTTCACTCGGGCCAGCAATGTTGAGAATAGCGATGGGATGGCTAACCAACCAGTCTTGCCATGCCGCCAACAGCTCTTCTGTAGGGGCATGCAAATCGCACAGCAGCAGCGGCTTGCCGTGTCCCGCCGCCAGATCGCGAGTGAGCAGGCTGCCACCTTCTAGCCTGTCCCAGTAAATGATCAGCGTGGCGTCAGCGTCCAGCACATTGCGCTTGGTACGCTGGCGATAACCGCTGGATTCGGTCTCCATCAACTGGTAGCGAGCATCCAGTACGCCATCAGCGGCCCGTCGGCCTGCCGGGCACCAGCCGCCGTGCGGAATCTGCCGGGCAATGGCGAAATCCAGCGCCGCCCGGTCTACGCCGGTTTGGCCGCCGGAGAGGATGCGCTGAATTTTCACCCTTGCCCCGTTGCGGCGACCGTGCAACTCACTTGAACCTCTGCGCCGGGCTGATCTGCCGAGAGCTGGCCGATGCGTCCGCGCTGGCTGGCAAGTGTCAGTTGCTTGCGCACCTGTGCCAGGCTGCGCTTTTCGATCACTGCGGTATAGCTCGCACCCAATTCACCATCCGGGTCGATGAGCAGCTCGATCCGCTTCACCGGCAGGCCGAATGCCGTGAAGCTGCGCGCCGGCGTCAGCGACCAACTGCCGGGAGCATTGGGCGCAATGCCGTCCAGTACGTGCAACGGCAAGGCTTGACGGCATTCCACGGCGGCTACGATGGCTGGCTCGATCCGCAACCAGTGGTTGA
Coding sequences:
- a CDS encoding AAA family ATPase is translated as MRKPKQARPLRLREYEAAIAALKARHPWLARQIVEPAPGHLAVVAHLFAQVEYLLPPTVVARKGSLSVSCNRDRLAIHYQPPRRHSERAAAVFDLIAQTKHLSLQKCPVCGVQVVGDGIRPKRCPQHDGIQGLFAEEVRRSRQLIVEQGVQQVVLDLGKVTTEDVRAAIAVEDEPVPSEAKPEQVQEQPTETAKSMPLPSIVFLDEAGLETFVDRHRPKGDDKFKRAQAMAERIKRAGHGSRQLGLLPPDWKALLDEFAQAFPNFHELAELMRDHFALSSLGDGRVSWPAVLLVGPAGIGKTEAARWLADQLVLPFRVFDMASTQSSSPLAGSESFWSNSEPGQLFELLAYQPLANPVVVLDELDKASNGRPQYDPLAALYTLLEPRSARDFIDLSIRDFAIDASHVNWMATANELEAIPGPLRSRLTVLHIQPPKPEQVRSIAQSIYNRLRDEASWGTAFAERLDDDVLSRLQALPPRSVRLVLQRALGSAARDDRGIVQVQDIRPLVEISHRGVGFVSEGWN
- a CDS encoding helix-turn-helix domain-containing protein, whose protein sequence is MSTEPWVTADHVAQHLGVAKDTVYRWRERKGLPAHRVGRLWKFQLSEVDEWVRAGGADEDVGEPGSRHT
- a CDS encoding putative molybdenum carrier protein is translated as MKIQRILSGGQTGVDRAALDFAIARQIPHGGWCPAGRRAADGVLDARYQLMETESSGYRQRTKRNVLDADATLIIYWDRLEGGSLLTRDLAAGHGKPLLLCDLHAPTEELLAAWQDWLVSHPIAILNIAGPSEARNPGIYLQASALLALFLEHGT